Proteins encoded in a region of the Podospora pseudopauciseta strain CBS 411.78 chromosome 6, whole genome shotgun sequence genome:
- the ARO7 gene encoding chorismate mutase aro7 (BUSCO:EOG09264719; EggNog:ENOG503NVBS; COG:E): MDTIIDLSDRSKALDLTNIRYQLIRLEDTITFHLIERVQFPLNKNIYVPGAVPIPNSELSFMDWYLREQEKLQSLIRRFESPDEYPFFPDAVQKPILDPLDYPQILYPNEVCVNDKIKQFYTENFLPKVCRDFGREDRGVSQENYGSSATCDIACLQALSRRIHFGKFVAESKFVSETEKFTRLIRAGDRDGIGEAITNKAVEKKVLERLKLKAQTYGTDPSLQGPDAAEQVKINVEAVVSMYEDFVIPLTKEVEVEYLMQRLEPEQQ; encoded by the exons ATGGACACCATCATCGATCTTTCAGACCGGTCAAAGGCCCTGGATCTCACGAACATCCGCTATCAGCTCAT TCGTCTCGAGGATACCATCACCTTTCATCTCATTGAGCGTGTCCAGTTCCCTCTTAACAAAAACATCTACGTCCCAGGAGCAGTTCCGATCCCAAACTCGGAATTGAGCTTTATGGACTGGTACCTTCGGGAACAGGAAAAACTCCAATCCCTCATCCGCCGCTTTGAGTCACCGGACGAGTACCCTTTCTTTCCTGATGCCGTCCAAAAGCCAATCCTCGACCCACTCGACTACCCTCAAATTCTCTACCCCAACGAGGTCTGTGTGAAcgacaagatcaagcagTTCTACACAGAGAACTTCCTTCCAAAGGTCTGCCGCGACTTTGGTCGCGAGGATAGGGGTGTTTCTCAGGAGAACTACGGCTCATCCGCCACGTGCGACATTGCTTGCCTGCAAGCACTTTCCAGGCGGATTCACTTTGGCAAGTTTGTTGCCGAGTCCAAGTTTGTGTCGGAAACGGAGAAGTTCACGAGGTTGATCCGGGCTGGCGACCGGGACGGAATCGGTgaggccatcaccaacaaggcggttgagaagaaggtgttggagcgtctcaagctcaaggcgcAGACCTACGGCACCGATCCCTCGCTCCAAGGTCCAGACGCTGCTGAGCAGGTCAAGATCAACGTTGAGGCTGTTGTGTCCATGTACGAAGACTTTGTCATTCCCCTGACAAAGGAAGTCGAGGTAGAATACCTCATGCAGCGACTCGAACCCGAACAGCAATGA
- the MDV1 gene encoding Mitochondrial fission protein (COG:S; EggNog:ENOG503NWMN): protein MADPGQKDDFPDLSSFDDDVSVISTRGVEAFGRKVTSTASHLIGTIADPTSHPHYTRAMTEVSRQLTKPSLQRTMFSMARTTPTDLVRSRLSTTEIHSRALAYVPDELLKNIPEDENSYSLFQGFKASFPEFAEDSKGKKHRRRVSRGRRLLEERPTTPDGSPESVHKIKKEKSTMMHQLEMLSIRKNMASAEIKEIDAKLENLVGMRKIILERLAALEKDEALLEHDIVEVETRLEEAQEMAVEAASIAQHTPARSEDEQNEDENAPGFMSQSIYEKLPSVSSGSGPVKRKPRSIRRKSAPILHEHFEPGSMIRSMRAHQDSITTLDFDAPFGLMVSAAMDDSVRVWDLNAGRCIGLLDGHTASVRALQVEDNFLATGSMDATIRLWDLSKAHYDPQGSSFGKEEDDDEDALAFENPSDLPVDPPANSMADCPLFTLQAHLDEITALHFRGNVLVSGSADKTLRQWDLEKGRCVQTLDVMWAAAQATALSHDSDTWRQTNKAPDTSADFVGALQVFESALACGTADGMVRLWDLRSGQVHRSLVGHTGPVTCLQFDDVHLVTGSLDRSIRIWDLRTGSIYDAYAYDNPITSMMFDQRRIVAAAGEDVVKVYDKVEGRHWDCGAGITEADEAKSPAIVEQVRIRDGYMVEGRRDGIVGVWTC, encoded by the exons ATGGCCGACCCAGGGCAGAAGGATGACTTTCCCGACCTGTCGTCCTTTGATGACGATGTGTCGGTGATATCT ACTCGAGGAGTCGAGGCATTCGGCCGCAAAGTGACGAGCACGGCGAGCCATCTGATCGGTACTATTGCCGATCCAACCTCCCACCCTCACTACACCAGGGCCATGACCGAGGTCTCCCGTCAGTTGACGAAACCGTCTCTGCAGCGCACCATGTTCTCGATGGCGCGCACTACGCCTACCGACCTGGTAAGGTCCCGCCTCTCTACCACGGAAATACATTCGCGCGCTCTTGCCTATGTACCGGATGAGCTGCTCAAGAACATCCCCGAGGATGAGAACTCGTATTCTCTTTTCCAGGGCTTCAAAGCCAGCTTCCCCGAGTTCGCCGAGGAttccaagggcaagaagcaCAGGCGGCGTGTCTCCAGAGGAAGACGGCTTCTGGAGGAAAGGCCCACGACACCGGATGGATCGCCGGAATCGGTGCAtaagatcaagaaggagaagtcaACCATGATGCATCAGTTGGAAATGTTGAGCATTCGAAAGAATATGGCCAGCGCtgagatcaaggagattgaTGCCAAACTGGAGAACCTTGTAGGCATGAGGAAGATCATCCTTGAAAGGCTGGCAGCTCTGGAGAAGGACGAGGCGTTGCTTGAGCATGATA TTGTCGAGGTTGAGACGAGATTAGAAGAGGCTCAGGAGATGGCTGTCGAGGCAGCCTCTATTGCCCAACACACACCGGCGAGATCAGAAGACGAACAAAACGAGGACGAGAACGCACCTGGTTTCATGTCGCAGTCCATTTACGAGAAGCTCCCATCAGTATCATCAGGAAGTGGCCCTGTTAAGCGGAAGCCGAGAAGTATCAGGAGGAAGTCGGCGCCGATTTTGCACGAGCACTTCGAGCCAGGAAGCATGATCCGCTCGATGCGCGCGCATCAGGACAGCATCACTACTCTCGACTTTGACGCCCCCTTTGGATTGATGGTTTCGGCTGCAATGGATGATTCAGTTCGTGTTTGGGATCTGAACGCTGGTCGCTGCATTGGTCTCTTGGATGGCCACACTGCTTCGGTTCGCGCTCTCCAGGTCGAAGACAACTTCTTGGCAACTGGCTCTATGGATGCGACTATTCGGCTCTGGGATCTCAGCAAGGCTCACTACGACCCGCAAGGCAGCAGCTTTGgtaaggaggaggacgatgacgaggacgcTCTTGCCTTCGAGAACCCCAGCGACTTGCCGGTAGACCCTCCTGCCAACAGCATGGCTGATTGCCCACTCTTCACCTTGCAAGCTCATCTTGACGAAATCACGGCTCTTCACTTCCGAGGTAATGTTCTTGTGTCAGGTTCTGCTGATAAGACTCTTCGGCAATGGGATCTGGAGAAGGGACGTTGCGTGCAGACTCTGGACGTTATGTGGGCTGCCGCGCAGGCCACTGCTCTCTCCCACGACAGTGATACCTGGAGACAAACCAACAAGGCCCCGGATACGTCTGCGGATTTCGTTGGCGCACTCCAAGTCTTCGAATCCGCACTCGCCTGCGGTACGGCCGATGGCATGGTCAGGCTCTGGGATTTGCGCAGCGGACAGGTGCATCGCAGCTTGGTAGGCCATACTGGGCCTGTCACCTGCCTGCAGTTTGACGACGTACACCTGGTTACTGGCAGTTTGGACAGAAGCATTCGG ATCTGGGATCTCCGAACTGGGTCCATCTATGACGCCTATGCATATGACAACCCGATCACAAGCATGATGTTTGATCAAAGACGCATTGTCGCCGCTGCTGGCGAGGATGTCGTCAAGGTATACGACAAGGTTGAGGGCCGGCACTGGGACTGCGGTGCTGGCATCACCGAGGCCGATGAAGCCAAGAGCCCTGCCATCGTGGAGCAAGTGCGCATCCGGGACGGATACATGGTTGAGGGTCGGCGGGATGGCATCGTTGGCGTCTGGACCTGCTAG
- the BCP1 gene encoding Mss4p nuclear export (COG:K; EggNog:ENOG503NVUT; BUSCO:EOG092649VA), producing MGKKRTRNPDDDVAMIDEIPAQTKKNNNGGDSSDSDDDMDIVNVDFELFNYDPTIDFHGVRTLLRQLLDADASLFDLSSLSDLIVEQNTVGSTCKVDDKANDAYAFLTVLNIQEHSPTKPVVRQLAEYLADRATKSQDETLAKVVPEVLLGEGKQQVGLVLAERLLNMPAEVIPPMWSCMIDEIEAAVEDKEPYEFTHYLVLSRTYLEVESTLNQTERKNKRSKATGELQYFHPEDEEMRKFATAAGSFEYTKEGQAAVADSKRAFQEMGIKPVGFMMLIEAEKFPKAVQGITEYVATGGMSMEIS from the exons ATGGGCAAAAAGCGCACCAGAAaccccgacgacgacgtcgCCATGATCGACGAAATCCCCGCGCAaaccaagaagaacaacaacggcGGTGATAGCTCCGACTCGGACGAT GACATGGACATAGTAAACGTGGACTTCGAACTCTTCAACTACGACCCCACAATCGACTTCCACGGCGTAAgaaccctcctccgccagctcctcgacgccgacgcctccctcttcgacctctcctccctctccgaccTCATCGTCGAGCAAAACACGGTCGGCTCCACCTGCAAGGTCGACGATAAGGCCAACGACGCCTACGCCTTCCTCACCGTCCTCAACATCCAAGAGcactcccccaccaaacccgTAGTCAGACAACTCGCCGAGTACCTTGCTGATCGCGCCACAAAGTCCCAAGATGAAACCCTGGCCAAGGTCGTGCCCGAAGTGTTGCTTGGAGAGGGGAAACAACAGGTCGGGTTGGTCCTGGCGGAAAGGTTACTCAACATGCCGGCCGAGGTCATCCCGCCAATGTGGAGCTGCATGATTGATGAGATTGAGGCTGCGGTCGAGGACAAGGAGCCGTACGAGTTTACGCATTATCTTGTGCTTTCAAGAACGTACCTCGAGGTGGAGTCAACGTTGAATCAGACAGAGAGGAAAAACAAGAGGTCAAAGGCGACGGGGGAGCTGCAGTATTTCCAtcccgaggacgaggagatgaGAAAGTTTgcgacggcggcgggaaGCTTTGAGTACACAAAGGAAGGACAGGCCGCGGTGGCGGATAGCAAGCGCGCGTTCCAAGAGATGGGGATCAAGCCGGTGGGCTTCATGATGTTGATCGAGGCGGAGAAGTTCCCCAAGGCTGTCCAGGGGATCACAGAGTATGTGGCCACTGGCGGGATGTCAATGGAGATTTCATAG
- the BUB3 gene encoding mitotic spindle checkpoint protein Bub3 (COG:D; EggNog:ENOG503NUFR) has product MAPSTQFELPQPPTDAVSSLVFSPDSSHRLLVSSWDRHVYLYQLTEGEGDNANLLNKYEHRAPVLDVCFGDASNNDAYTAGMDRQVKKIDLTSGEQTVLSKHSEPVRCVVYSSAHNLLISASWDNTLHVHKLSEPGSDPLVIPLPGKPHALSSSPTKLVVAMTARLVHIYDLPTLAAATSPPAPWQTRESSLKFLTRAVACMPNDAGYATSSIEGRVAVEWFEDTPESQARKYAFKCHRQAAPEEEGGGDIVYPVNALAFHPVYGTFASGGGDGTVALWDAEAKRRMRQYQKFPEAVASLGFSGDGKYLAIGVCPGFETGMEDYTGQGRTRVFVRELGETEAKGKGTK; this is encoded by the exons ATGGCTCCTT CAACACAATTCGaactcccccaaccccccaccgacgccgtctcctccctcgtcttctcccccgactcctcccaccgcctcctcgtctcctcctGGGACAGGCACGTCTACCTCTACCAACTCACCGAAGGCGAAGGCGACAACGCCAATCTTCTCAACAAATACGAGCACCGCGCCCCTGTCCTAGACGTCTGCTTCGGCGATGCCTCCAACAATGATGCCTACACCGCAGGCATGGACCGACAAGTCAAGAAGATCGACCTCACCTCTGGCGAGCAGACCGTTCTGTCGAAACACTCCGAGCCTGTTCGCTGCGTAGTTTACTCTTCCGcgcacaacctcctcatctccgCTAGCTGGGACAACACCCTCCACGTCCACAAGCTTTCCGAACCGGGGTCGGACCCGTTGGTCATCCCCCTTCCCGGGAAACCTCACGCCTTGTCATCGTCCCCGAcgaagttggtggtggctaTGACGGCGAGGTTGGTGCATATTTATGATTTGCCTACCTTGGCGGCTGCCACCAGTCCTCCCGCCCCATGGCAGACGAGGGAGTCGTCGCTCAAGTTTTTGACGCGCGCGGTGGCGTGCATGCCCAATGATGCTGGGTATGCTACTTCCTCGattgaggggagggtggcggtggagtgGTTCGAGGACACGCCCGAATCGCAGGCGAGGAAATACGCGTTCAAGTGCCACCGGCAGGCCGCcccggaagaagaaggtggtggggatATAGTTTATCCTGTCAACGCCCTCGCTTTTCACCCGGTATACGGCACTTTTGcctctggtggtggtgatgggacgGTCGCGCTTTGGGATGCCGAGgccaagaggaggatgaggcaGTATCAAAAGTTCCCCGAGGCGGTGGCGAGCTTGGGGTTCAGTGGGGATGGGAAGTACCTCGCTATTGGGGTTTGCCCTGGGTTTGAGACGGGGATGGAGGATTATACCGGGCAGGGGAGGACAAGGGTGTTTGTGAGGGAGCTGGGGGAGACGGAGGCCAAGGGAAAGGGGACCAAATAA
- a CDS encoding hypothetical protein (EggNog:ENOG503NWH7; COG:C), with protein MAPTFEEALTSTFTLAPPPKSPLARYRLLSPTAGVRVSPLCLGGLNIGDEWKALMGEMTQPQAFSLLDYFYSAGGNFIDTANAYQKEQSEQWIGEWMARRGVRDQMFISTKYSNNFRAGHGETEIMASYIGNGTKSLHTSVHASLKKLQTGYIDLLFVHWYDYATSIPELMQSLNVLVNQGKVLYLGISDAPAWVVTKANQYARDHALRGFSVYQGEWSAVARDFERDVIPMCREEGMGIMPWGALGGGNFKSEGGQRRAEGGGGEGGRVHAPVGERHVKVAKALGRVAERRGTGLTSVALAYVMQKAPYVFPVVGGRKIEHLRENIEALKVRLEREDFEEIEGTVEFDLGWPNKLQFGGRLPENMQDFWLMGTAGWFDNVPVVKAIVPAKEEEAGDLSSDHADGAKVVSLVSGGWKGVKGE; from the exons ATGGCACCCACCTTTGAAGAAGCCCTCACCTCTACCTTTACCCTCGCGCCTCCCCCCAAGAGCCCTCTGGCGCGCTACCGACTCCTGTCTCCCACAGCAGGAGTGAGAGTCAGCCCGCTGTGCTTGGGTGGTTTAAACATCGGTGATGAGTG GAAAGCCCTCATGGGCGAAATgacccaaccccaagccttctccctcctcgactACTTCTACTCGGCCGGAGGCAACTTCATCGACACGGCCAACGCCTACCAAAAGGAGCAGTCTGAGCAGTGGATCGGGGAGTGGATGGCCCGGCGTGGGGTCAGAGATCAGATGT TCATCTCAACCAAATACAGCAACAACTTCCGCGCCGGCCACGGCGAAACCGAGATCATGGCCAGCTACATCGGCAACGGCACCAAGTCATTACACACCAGCGTTCACGCCTCGTTAAAGAAGCTACAGACGGGGTACATCGACCTGCTCTTCGTCCACTGGTACGACTACGCGACTTCAATTCCGGAGTTGATGCAGAGTCTCAACGTGCTGGTCAATCAAGGAAAGGTGCTGTATCTTGGGATCAGCGACGCGCCGGCGTGGGTGGTGACAAAGGCGAATCAATACGCGAGGGATCACGCGCTTAGGGGGTTTAGTGTTTACCAGGGTGAGTGGTCAGCTGTGGCGAGGGATTTTGAGAGAGATGTTATACCGATGTgtagggaggaggggatggggatcATGCCTTGGGGTgcgttggggggtgggaattTCAAGAGTGAGGGGGGGCAGAGGAGGgcagaagggggggggggtgaagggggaaGGGTTCACGCGCCGGTTGGGGAGAGACATGTCAAGGTTGCTAAGGCGTTGGGACGggtggcggagaggagggggacggggTTGACGAGTGTGGCGCTGGCATATGTGATGCAGAAGGCGCCGTATGTTTTTCCGGtcgtgggggggaggaagattgAGCATTTGAGGGAGAATATTGAGGCGTtgaaggtgaggttggagagggaggattttgaggagattgagggAACGGTGGAGTTTGATTTGGGCTGGCCGAATAAGTTGCagtttggggggaggttaCCGGAGAATATGCAGGATTTTTGGTTGATGGGGACGGCGGGGTGGTTTGATAATGTGCCGGTTGTGAAGGCTATTGTGccggccaaggaggaggaggctggtgaTCTGAGTAGTGATCATGCGGATGGGGCTAAGGTGGTGTCGTTGGTGAGTggtgggtggaagggggtcAAAGGTGAGTAA
- a CDS encoding hypothetical protein (COG:S; EggNog:ENOG503NW15), producing the protein MPFGQLVLGSPGAGKSTYCDGMHQFMSAIGRQCSVINLDPANDQASYPCALDIRDLVTLEEIMSDDRLGPNGGVLYALEELENNFEWLENGLKELGDDYVLFDCPGQVELYTHHASLRNIFYRLQKRLNYRLVAVHLSDCFCLTQPSLYISTVLLSLRAMLQMDLPHINVLTKIDKISSYDPLPFNLDFYTEVQDLSYLMPILDTEALAIRSDKFGALNNAVANLVEQFGLVNFEVLAVENKKSMMHLLRVIDRAGGYVFGSAEGANDTVWQVAVRNDSSLLDSIDVQDRWIDNKAEYDERERLEEEEQEKIREAQAQAQMDAAGPVPGLPQLGPGDGSGIKVVRKKK; encoded by the exons ATGCCCTTCGGACAACTCGTCCTCGGCAGCCCAGGCGCAGGCAAAAGCACCTACTGCGATGGAA TGCACCAGTTCATGTCCGCTATAGGGCGCCAATGCTCCgtcatcaacctcgacccAGCCAACGACCAAGCCTCGTACCCCTGTGCCCTCGACATCCGCGACCTCGTCACCCTCGAAGAGATCATGTCCGACGACCGGCTCGGCCCCAACGGCGGCGTCCTCTACGCCCTCGAAGAGCTCGAAAACAACTTTGAGTGGCTAGAAAACGGGCTAAAAGAACTCGGCGACGACTACGTCCTGTTTGACTGCCCGGGGCAGGTCGAGCTGTATACGCATCACGCTTCCTTGCGCAACATCTTTTACAGATTGCAAAAGAGGTTAAATTACAGA CTAGTAGCAGTCCATCTATCCGACTGCTTCTGCCTAACCCAACCATCTCTCTACATCTCCAccgtcctcctctccctccgcgCTATGCTCCAAATGGACCTCCCTCACATCAACGTCCTCACCAAAATCGACAAGATTTCCTCCTACGACCCCTTAcccttcaacctcgactTTTACACCGAAGTCCAAGACCTCTCCTACCTCATGCCCATCCTCGACACCGAAGCACTAGCCATTCGTAGCGATAAATTCGGCGCCTTGAACAACGCCGTCGCAAACCTCGTCGAGCAGTTTGGGCTAGTAAATTTCGAGGTGCTGGCGGTAGAAAACAAGAAGAGCATGATGCACCTCTTGAGGGTCATCGACAGGGCGGGAGGGTATGTGTTTGGTAGCGCCGAAGGAGCTAATGACACCGTTTGGCAAGTCGCGGTGCGAAATGATTCGTCATTGCTGGATAGTATCGATGTCCAAGACCGGTGGATAGATAACAAGGCCGAGTATGACGAGCGGGAGAGgctagaggaggaggagcaagaaAAGATCAGGGAGGCCCAGGCCCAGGCCCAGATGGATGCTGCTGGTCCGGTGCCTGGGTTGCCCCAGCTAGGTCCGGGTGATGGCTCGGGGATCAAGGTAGTTCGTAAAAAGAAGTAA
- the LEA1 gene encoding U2 snRNP complex subunit (COG:A; EggNog:ENOG503NUHE), with the protein MRLTPDLIASSLSYLNPLKEREIDLRGHRIPAIENLAVAGPHDSIDLTDNDIQLLGNFPLSPRVRTLLLARNRISAIAPGAVQSLPNLRNLNLGENEIRELGDLDVLGRWGGLVHLCLGGNPVVKKEHYRYWVLWRCPSVRFLDYQKVREAEREKARELFGTVEEPSELAQKIMGIKSKTFDSTTTSGGKGGGPGGETSKLSRLKLTDKEKKKLQELIKKANSLEEINRLEKALLEGRLPPGIIVEDGDAMEE; encoded by the exons ATGAGGCTAACCCCCGACCTCATCGCCTCGTCCCTCTCCTACCTCAACCCGCTCAAAGAGCGCGAGATTGACCTCCGAG GCCATAGAATACCCGCCATCGAAAACCTCGCCGTCGCCGGCCCGCACGACTCGATCGACCTGACCGATAATGACATCCAACTCCTTGGGAACTTCCCCTTGTCGCCGCGGGTGAGGAcgttgctgctggcgagGAACAGGATCAGCGCCATCGCGCCGGGGGCGGTGCAGAGCCTGCCGAACCTGAGGAATTTGAACCTGGGGGAGAACGAGATTAGGGAGCTGGGGGATTTGGACgtgctggggaggtgggggggattGGTGCACTTGTGTCTTGGGGGAAATCCGGttgtgaagaaggagcatTACCGGTATTGGGTGCTTTGGCGGTGCCCGAGTGTGAGGTTTTTGGATTATCAAAAGGTGAGGGAGgcagagagggagaaggccaGGGAGTTGTttgggacggtggaggagccgAGTGAGTTGGCGCAGAAG ATTATGGGCATCAAGAGCAAGACGTTCGATTCGACGACTACTTCGGGAGGCAAGGGTGGTGGACCGGGTGGTGAGACGTCTAAGCTGTCGAGACTGAAACTGACGGataaggagaagaagaagcttcAGGAGTTGATCAAGAAGGCGAACTCGTTGGAGGAGATCAACAGGCTGGAGAAGGCgctgttggaggggaggttgccGCCTGGGATTattgttgaggatggggatgctATGGAGGAGTGA
- the POP5 gene encoding RNA-binding protein pop5 (EggNog:ENOG503P7BH; COG:J) yields MHLTAPHFYFKLGLAHHNVLSISQAFLTLLLTHQSTSTFPRNKLRTNPSLDFQDLIMVRLKDRYLLVNILYTDLPPSTSTPVPVPVPVAVSDLLLYNQPTNSDLKPQTLLKDVRNEVTSLFGDCGAGKVNHNLQVKYFSPATSTFILRVSRDHYRLVWAALSFMQSCPMKNGRPCIYRVVRVSGTMRKVEKETIRRARLLVLAAKEELKGKSSSDSLGALLRGDNNSQQRTLPILGGQDVDSASEDDMVED; encoded by the coding sequence ATGCATTTAACAGCGCCCCACTTTTACTTTAAACTTGGGCTCGCCCATCACAATGTTTTATCGATAAGCCAAGCATTTctcacccttctcctcaCACATCAGTCAACATCAACTTTCCCTCGCAACAAACTTCGCACCAACCCTTCATTAGATTTTCAAGACCTCATCATGGTCCGCCTCAAAGACCGCTACCTCCTAGTCAACATCCTCTACACCGACCTCccaccctccaccagcacaccCGTACCCGTACCCGTACCCGTCGCCGTctccgacctcctcctctacaACCAGCCCACCAACTCAGACCTCAAACCCCAAACCCTACTGAAGGACGTCCGCAACGAAGTCACCTCCTTGTTTGGCGACTGCGGCGCAGGAAAGGTAAACCACAACCTCCAGGTCAAATACTTCTCCCCCGCCACCTCAACGTTCATCCTCCGCGTCTCCCGCGACCACTACCGCCTCGTTTGGGCCGCCCTGTCATTCATGCAGTCTTGTCCAATGAAGAACGGCCGCCCCTGCATCTACCGCGTCGTCCGCGTGAGCGGCACCATGCGCAAGGTCGAAAAGGAGACCATTCGCCGCGCCAGACTTCTCGTTCTCGccgccaaggaggagcttAAAGGCAAAAGCTCCTCCGATTCTCTAGGTGCTTTGCTGCGCGGGGACAATAATAGCCAGCAGCGCACTCTTCCCATTCTTGGAGGTCAAGATGTTGACTCCGCTTCTGAGGATGATATGGTTGAGGATTGA